From a region of the Oncorhynchus keta strain PuntledgeMale-10-30-2019 chromosome 13, Oket_V2, whole genome shotgun sequence genome:
- the LOC118392282 gene encoding LOW QUALITY PROTEIN: putative violet-sensitive opsin (The sequence of the model RefSeq protein was modified relative to this genomic sequence to represent the inferred CDS: deleted 1 base in 1 codon), with protein sequence MGKNFHLYENISKVSPFEGPQYHLAPIWAFYLQAAFMGFVFFAGTPLNFIILVVTVKYKKLRQPLNYILVYVSLAGFIFVTFSVSQVFVSSARGYYFLGYTLCAMEACMGSIAGLVSAWSLAVLAFERYVVICKPFGTFKFDNNQALAAVAFTWVMGIGCATPPFFGWSRYIPEGLGCSCGPDWYTNNEEYHCASYTKFLIVTCFLMPMSIIFFSYSQLLGALRAVAAAQAESASTQKAEKEVSRMVIVMVCSFIRCYGPYTLAGLYFAYTTSENKDYRLVTIPAFFSKSSCVYNPLIYAFMNKQFNACIMETVFGKQIEETSVSASKTEVSTA encoded by the exons ATGGGAAAGAACTTCCATCTGTACGAGAACATCTCTAAGGTCAGCCCATTTGAGGGGCCACAGTATCACCTGGCCCCAATATGGGCTTTCTACCTACAGGCTGCTTTCATGGGCTTTGTGTTCTTTGCTGGAACACCCCTAAACTTTATTATTCTCGTGGTGACAGTGAAGTACAAGAAGCTGAGACAACCGCTGAACTACATT CTGGTCTATGTCTCATTAGCAGGTTTTATCTTTGTGACTTTCTCTGTGAGTCAAGTGTTCGTTTCTAGTGCAAGAGGATACTACTTCCTGGGTTACACCTTGTGTGCAATGGAAGCTTGCATGGGTTCAATAGCAG GGTTGGTGTCAGCTTGGTCTCTGGCTGTCCTTGCCTTTGAGAGATACGTGGTCATCTGCAAACCCTTCGGCACCTTCAAATTTGACAACAACCAGGCTCTGGCGGCTGTTGCCTTCACCTGGGTCATGGGGATCGGCTGTGCAACCCCACCATTCTTCGGCTGGAGCAG GTATATCCCTGAGGGTCTGGGCTGCTCCTGTGGACCTGACTGGTATACAAACAATGAGGAGTACCACTGTGCCAGCTACACCAAATTCCTCATTGTTACTTGTTTCCTCATGCCCATGTCCATTATCTTTTTCTCCTACTCCCAACTACTGGGAGCACTACGGGCT gtggcagCTGCACAGGCTGAGTCAGCTTCCACCCAGAAGGCAGAAAAGGAAGTATCCAGGATGGTGATTGTGATGGTGTGCTCCTTCATTCGGTGTTACGGCCCCTACACCTTGGCAGGCTTGTACTTCGCCTACACAACAAGCGAGAACAAAGACTACCGCCTGGTCACCATCCCTGCTTTCTTCTCTAAAAGCTCCTGCGTATACAACCCTCTCATTTACGCCTTCATGAACAAACAG TTCAATGCCTGCATCATGGAGACAGTGTTTGGAAAGCAGATTGAGGAGACTTCAGTTTCAGCCTCCAAGACGGAGGTCTCCACAGCCTAA